One stretch of Acidobacteriota bacterium DNA includes these proteins:
- a CDS encoding Trm112 family protein, whose protein sequence is MAIHPDLLEILVCPVDKAALHLKADGSGLKCEKCRRVYPVKDDIPVMLVDEATMEES, encoded by the coding sequence ATGGCAATACATCCGGATTTGCTTGAAATATTGGTCTGTCCCGTGGACAAGGCCGCGTTGCATCTGAAGGCCGATGGTTCGGGGCTGAAGTGCGAGAAGTGCCGCCGCGTCTATCCGGTGAAGGACGACATCCCGGTGATGCTGGTGGACGAAGCCACGATGGAAGAGTCCTAG